The nucleotide window GGGGTTTTAAAAGGGGAGTTTAGTTGTCAATAAGTTAAAATTGTTGACAATAGTTAAGGGAATAATTAGCAACCTCGATTAAATAATTTTTCAAGGGTCGCCATCACAACGGAGCCGGATAATTTTAATTATTATCAGCGAGTGTTGTGACCCACTCTAATCCATACCCTAAAAGGATTTGAAGGAGGTTTAAAAGGAGAGTTTACCTGTCAATAAATGAGAATTATTGAGAATAGTTTGGGGGAAAACTAGCAACCTCATCTCTCTTGGTCTTGCTCTCAATAAAACTCGCTTGGAAGAGACTCCTTAAAATGACTACTATAATACATTTAAGTGACAACAACACAAGCCGGTAAGTTATAAATTTAGGCGAGTGTTGTGACCCACTCTAATCTTTACCCTAAAAGGATTTGAAGGGGCTTGCAAAGGGGAGTTTATCTGTCAATAAATAAGAAGTATTGAGAATACTTTAGATGAAACTAGCAACTTCCTTCAAGAAATTTTCATTTTTTGCTCATCACAACACGGATAATAAATTATTAATGCGACCGTCGCCTAAATGGGCTAAAAACCTTACAAGGCAAAGCATTAAGGAATGCTCGTGATCATTAATCACTACCATCTAAAAGCAGTGGGTTAAGTATTTAAACTCATCGTTCAGTAATGAAGGGGAATCGATAGCGTTTGGCTCTGAGAAAGAAAAAGACACGGCTTGAGTACATAAATCAATACGGTGTGTGCAAGGTTTTCAGGCATTTTCCCCCCTTTAGTATTACAGCTTTTCTTCTGGGAAAATTGAGTTAATATTAAAATTATTCTCCTAATTTCTTTAATTTGATTATGGAACCCCTGACAACGGCAGCGATCGCCCTTGGTTCGGTTGTAGCGACTAAAGCACTAGAAAAAACCGGAGAGAAAGTAGGAGAGACGCTTTGGGAACAAACGGGTAAATTTCTCAACTCTCTAAACAAACAATCTCCTGATACAGTGGCGGCTATTGAAAAAGTACCCCAACAGCCTTTAGATTATGGGAAGGCCGTATTAGAAGTCGAGTCTGCGGCAAAAACTAATCCTGAAGTGGCGCAAGCTATGACAGAATTAGCGACAACGGTAGAAGCAGAACCTTTACCCAATTTAGCCGCTATTCTTAAAGATATTGCCCAGGCACTAAATTCTCAACCTTCTAAACCACAAATTTATATTAAAACTATTGAAAAATTGGTTAACTTTGCTCAAGGAGATATTAATATTCACGAGCAAAATATTACTATTTGACTGGAGTCGTCCGAACGGGAACGGATAAAGATAAATCCCCCTAATAATATTAATATTCGTCCTGCCCGGCATTTTGTGGGGCGAGATTTACCACAGTTACACCAGCAGTTACAAACCAAGAACCAAGTAAGTATTTTTGCACTTTTGGGTATTGGCGGCATCGGGAAGACGGAATTAGCGCTGCAATATGCTATAAACTATCAAAATGAGTATCCTGGCGGCTTGTGTTGGCTGGAGGCAAGAGCAGGGGATGTGGGGTCACGGTTATTGAGTTTTGCGCGAATTCATCTCAATCTCTTGATTCCTGAAGGCTTAACTTTTGAACAACAAGTAGGTTACTGTTGGCGCAACTGGGTAGAGGGGAAGGCTTTAATTATTTTCGATGATGTGCAGGAATACGGCGCTATTAAGCCTTATTTACCTCCATCAACCCCAAAGTTTAAAGTTTTACTCACCAGTCGCAAGCGCTTAGGAAATAATGTTTATTCTCTCCCGTTAGCGGTTCTTACTCCAGAGGCGGCATTAGAGTTATTACAGTCCCTTGTTAGTGATGGACGCATTAGCGCAGAATTAGAACAGGCACAAAGTTTATGTCAGCAGTTGGGATATTTACCTTTAGCGATAGAATTAGTCGGGCGCTATCTCTATAAGTCTCCGACAAGAACTATTTCCCAAGTGCGGCAGCAGTTAGACAGCTTACGGTTAGCGGCAGAAGCACTCTGCAAGCATCCCCAAGATGACGAGGATATGAACGCTAAGTTAGGGGTAGCGGCGGCTTTTGAGTTAAGTTGGACTATTTTATCTCCCGAAGCACAAAGATTAGGGTGTCGTTTGAGTTTGTTCGCTGCGACTCCGTTTAAGTGGGAGTGGGTAGAGACTGCTTTTGGTGAAAATGATGCGGCTGAATTATACGGGTTACATCTGCTGTCAGGGGGAGAAAATCGTCTGTTTTCGTTACATCCCCTGATTCGGGAATTTTTCGCTATGAAGTTGTCGGAGTTGCCAGAAAGGGAAATAGAGGAGGATAAGTGCCCTTTTTGTGGGGTAATGGTAGCACAAGCAAAGGAAATACCTCAAACGCTGACAGTAGATGAGGTTGCTAGGGTTGGTGTTGTGATTCCTCATCTAGAAGTAGCCGCAAATAACCTAATGGATGTGGTTGAGGATGAAGATACAGGTTGGATTTTTTGGGGACTGGGAAATTATTATAAGGAACAAGGACTCTATCAAGCGGCTGAACCTTGGTATGAAAATTGTTTGAAGGTAGTGAAAACCCGTTTAGGAGATAACCATCCCGATGTCGTCACTTCCCTCAACAATTTAGCAGTATTGTACGATTCTCAAGGCAGGTACACAGAAGCCGAACCTCTCTTACAAAAAGCCTTAAAGCTAATGCAACAACTTGACGGAGAAAACCATCCCCATGTCGCCACTGCCCTCAACAATTTAGCATTATTGTACAAATCTCAAGGCAGGTACACAGAAGCCGAACCCCTCTATTTACAAGCTTTAAAACTGAGGCAACAACTTTTAGGAGACAACCATCTCAATGTCGCCATTACCCTCAACAATTTAGCAGGATTGTATGATTCTCAAGGCAGGTACACAGAAGCCGAACCCCTCTTACAACAAGCCTTAGCACTTTTGCAACAACTTGACGGAAACAACCATCCCCACGTCGCCACTTCCCTCAACAATTTAGCAGGATTGTACCGTTCTCAAGGTAGGTACACAGAAGCCGAACTCCTCTATCAACAAGCTTTAAAAATAATGCAACAACTGTACGGAGACAACCATCCCGATGTCGCCCAATCCCTCAATAATTTAGCATTACTCTACAACGCACAAGGTAATTATACAGAAGCAGAAGCATTGTCTCAACAAGCATTAACCATTTTTCAGCAAACATTAGGCAATCAACACCCTCACACTCAAGACGCTTTGCTGGCAGTAAAAATATCACGAATGCAAATCCTTCTGCATTGCGATAGACAAACATTGGTTAGCCATCTACAAGCACTGGCACAAAGAGCAGAAATTCCCGAATTTAATCCAGAAGTAGCACTGGCTATGCTAGAGGCATTAGAGAACAATCCTGATTTATTGTCTGAACTGTGAGAAGCATTAGTCAATCATCATGCCAACCCGCAAGCGCTGCCGGTTTCTCGCCGCCGTCGTGTTGGTTGGTTACGGAGGGTGTTAGGGTTGATTAGTTTGGTGCTTGCTTGGTTGTGGGGGTTGTGGCGCAGTTTTTGGCGGTAGAATATAAAATGATCAAAGTAAATCAACAGAGGCAAAATCATTCTTCCAACAGCAGAACAAGGGATAGTTTGTATCAGATTGTGCCAATATTTAATCAACTTTTATCGCTCAATTGAATTATTACGTTTTGATGAAAGGGATGATACAGTTTTTATTTTTGCAGGGGAAGAACTACTTGCTTCTTCAAGCTTATGCCAAAGAAGGATTTGAAGGGGTTGAAAGCTCAGACTTTACCTGTCAACAATTTAAGCTATTGAGAAGAATTTTCAGCACAGCGTTGTCAATTGTATTTCCTTATTGTCACAACACGAGCCGATCGTTCAGTTTCCCGTTTTTAGATAAGCTAAAATAATTCACAGTGTTAAATATGATATATAAATTTGATATTAAGGCAAAAAATAGAAATAAGATATTGACATAATGACACAGTTATGAATATGAAAAATTTTCCTTCTCCAACTCAAGAAAAGACCCAAGACAATAAAACTTTACCCAGAATATCATCAATGTTGTCGGTTTTTTGAGTTGATCTGTACTGGTATAATGAGGGGATGAAATATCGAGATCGCCTTTGTTCCTTATTTAATCAACTGGCAGATGTCAAAAAAGCTATTTCTTATAGAAGCACCTGGAAAACTGAAAAAACTACAGCAAATTTTGGGGTCAGAGTACATTGTTAGAGCTAGTGGCGGACATATCCGTGAACTGGCCAAAGATGGGGACGACAACTTAGGCTTCGACCTGAAGGAAGATAGTATTTCTTGCCGTTTTGTGCCTAAAAACTCGATGGCGAAAAAAACAATCGCACAACTAAAAGAACTTGCCCGACAGGTGGATACAGTCATCTTAGCCACTGACGAAGACCGGGAAGGAGAAATTATCGCTTGGCATCTCAAAGAAGTTCTTAATTTAAGAAACCCCCAACGTATAACCTACCGAGAAATTACCCCGGCAGCCGTCAAAGCATCCCTCAAGCGTCCTCGCTCACTGGATATGAATTTAGTTAACGCCGCTTTAGCTCGTTCGGTTTTAGATAAGTTGGTGGGTTTTAGAGGTTCTCCCTTGGTCTGGAAATTGGGAAACGGAGCAAAATCTATTGGTAGAGTCCAGTCAGCCGCTTTACATATTCTCTGTCAAAGGGAACGGGAGATACAAGAATTTAAACCTCAAGATTATTGGTTAGTTTCTGTTACTTATTCTGAAGGGTTTAAAGCTTATTATTTAGGGGAAAAAACCTCAACACCAACAGATAAAGAAGAAAATGAACAAAGAGATGATGCAGGAGAAAAGGAAGAAAACAAAGTTGAAGCCACAAAAGTAAGGAGTGAAGCTGAAGCAGATAGATTAGTTAGTCTTGCTCGTCAATTTCCTCATCATGTAATTGAAGTCCAAAGCAAGACAGTTAGCAAAAATCCTCCTGCTCCTTTTACCACCTCCTCACTCCAACAAGCCGCCGGAAGTCGCCTTAAATGGAGTCCAGACAAGACTATGCAGGTCGCGCAACGCCTGTACGAGGGGGGATATATTACCTATATGCGGACGGACTCCTATCATTTAGACCCCCAATTTTGTGCAACAGTGAAGCAGTGGCTTCAAGAAAAAGATCCGAATAATATTCCTGTTAAAGTTGCCTCTCACCGAACTTCTAAAACTGCACAAGAAGCCCACGAAGCTATCAGACCTACGGATATTTTTAAGCCTTCTATTGAGCTAAAACAGGAAATAAAGGCAGAAGAATTTGAACTTTATTTGTTAATTTGGCTAAGAACTGTTGCCAGTCAGTGCAAGCCGGCGCAAATCCTTAAAACTCGTATTATTACCCAATCAGGGCATATATTCTGGCAAGCGAGAGGACAAATAGTTACTTTTGCTGGATATGCTAAGTATTGGAAAGATTTAAGTGATGATTCCCTCTTACCTCAAGTGTCCCAAGGACAGTCACTAAACCTGAGCGATGCCGGACACGAAAAGAAACAGACTCAACCCCCTCCCCGTTATAGTGAAGCTAAGTTAGTCCAGGTGATGGAAAGACGGGGTATTGGTCGTCCTTCAACCTTTGCGCCGACGGTGAAAACCTTGAAAGAACGGGGTTATGCAGAGGTTCAAAAGCGACAATTACAAGCAACACCTTTAGGGTTAGAAGTGGATGCTTTTTTGCAAAAAACTCTCCCTGAGTTGCTAGAAGCTGAATTTACGGCTCTTATGGAGGATAAGTTAGATGCTATTGCTTCGGGTAAAGAAAACTGGGAACGCTATATTATAGGATGGAATGAGGATTATTTTGCGATCGCACTGGTGAAGGCGTTAAAAGTTGTGGGTAGTCAGTCGCCCTCATCTAAAAATAGCCAAAATCAAAACACTCAGAGTTATTCTAACAAAGAATCAAAAATTAATTGTCCCCATTGCTCTCATAAAATGGTAGAAATTCCCTCTAAGTCTAAAAAGCTTCACAAAGATTATTTTCTCAAATGTCCAAGCTGTCAGGCAGTTATGTTTTACAATAAGTGGCGTAAAACTTGGGAATTGCCAGGAGAAAAAATCGAAAAAAGCATCCCGTCTTTGAAATTAACGCAGCATTCTTGTCCAGTTTGTGGGGAAAAGTTAGCCGTCAGAGAATATGAAAAGGAGGGAGTTAAAAAACAAATGCTTGTGTGTTCATCTCCAAAAGCTAAAGGAGATAAAAAGCATAAAGAAGTCGTTTATTTTGAGTCGAAAAATGTTTTCTGGTCGAAGAAATATGGAGAACTTCCTATTAGCTAACGTAAACCCTCTAAACTATCAATGCTTGAAACTTTAATTGTCTTAGTATTCGTTGGGCTAATTATCGCCGGTATTGTCCTTTTTCCTCATCTAATTAAAAGAAAACGAAATCGCTTAAAACGTCTTCCTTTTCCCCCTATATGGCAAGCTATCCTCGAAAATAATCTACCCATTTATTCCCATCTTTCTCCTGATGAACGAAAGCGACTGCGAGGACATATTCAAGTCTTTTTGGCAGAAAAACAGTTTATTGGTTGTAGTGGGTTAGAGGTAACGGAGGAAATGAAACTCACCATTGCTGCGGTTGCCTGTTTACTCTTACTCAACGAATCAGGACGCTATTTTTCCCCATTGCGGTCAATTTTGGTTTATCCCAGTGCCTATCGGGTTCAAACTAAAAATTCCTTGGGTAATTATGTAGTTGAGCAAAGTTGGGAAACCAGACTAGGGGAAGCTTGGGCAAGGGATTTAGTGGTGTTGTCTTGGCAACAAATTCAACAGGATCTTAATCATTGGAATGATGGACATAATGTTATTCTTCATGAGTTTGCCCA belongs to Gloeothece citriformis PCC 7424 and includes:
- a CDS encoding tetratricopeptide repeat protein; translation: MGRDLPQLHQQLQTKNQVSIFALLGIGGIGKTELALQYAINYQNEYPGGLCWLEARAGDVGSRLLSFARIHLNLLIPEGLTFEQQVGYCWRNWVEGKALIIFDDVQEYGAIKPYLPPSTPKFKVLLTSRKRLGNNVYSLPLAVLTPEAALELLQSLVSDGRISAELEQAQSLCQQLGYLPLAIELVGRYLYKSPTRTISQVRQQLDSLRLAAEALCKHPQDDEDMNAKLGVAAAFELSWTILSPEAQRLGCRLSLFAATPFKWEWVETAFGENDAAELYGLHLLSGGENRLFSLHPLIREFFAMKLSELPEREIEEDKCPFCGVMVAQAKEIPQTLTVDEVARVGVVIPHLEVAANNLMDVVEDEDTGWIFWGLGNYYKEQGLYQAAEPWYENCLKVVKTRLGDNHPDVVTSLNNLAVLYDSQGRYTEAEPLLQKALKLMQQLDGENHPHVATALNNLALLYKSQGRYTEAEPLYLQALKLRQQLLGDNHLNVAITLNNLAGLYDSQGRYTEAEPLLQQALALLQQLDGNNHPHVATSLNNLAGLYRSQGRYTEAELLYQQALKIMQQLYGDNHPDVAQSLNNLALLYNAQGNYTEAEALSQQALTIFQQTLGNQHPHTQDALLAVKISRMQILLHCDRQTLVSHLQALAQRAEIPEFNPEVALAMLEALENNPDLLSEL
- a CDS encoding DUF6888 family protein, whose product is MLPTAEQGIVCIRLCQYLINFYRSIELLRFDERDDTVFIFAGEELLASSSLCQRRI
- the topA gene encoding type I DNA topoisomerase, coding for MSKKLFLIEAPGKLKKLQQILGSEYIVRASGGHIRELAKDGDDNLGFDLKEDSISCRFVPKNSMAKKTIAQLKELARQVDTVILATDEDREGEIIAWHLKEVLNLRNPQRITYREITPAAVKASLKRPRSLDMNLVNAALARSVLDKLVGFRGSPLVWKLGNGAKSIGRVQSAALHILCQREREIQEFKPQDYWLVSVTYSEGFKAYYLGEKTSTPTDKEENEQRDDAGEKEENKVEATKVRSEAEADRLVSLARQFPHHVIEVQSKTVSKNPPAPFTTSSLQQAAGSRLKWSPDKTMQVAQRLYEGGYITYMRTDSYHLDPQFCATVKQWLQEKDPNNIPVKVASHRTSKTAQEAHEAIRPTDIFKPSIELKQEIKAEEFELYLLIWLRTVASQCKPAQILKTRIITQSGHIFWQARGQIVTFAGYAKYWKDLSDDSLLPQVSQGQSLNLSDAGHEKKQTQPPPRYSEAKLVQVMERRGIGRPSTFAPTVKTLKERGYAEVQKRQLQATPLGLEVDAFLQKTLPELLEAEFTALMEDKLDAIASGKENWERYIIGWNEDYFAIALVKALKVVGSQSPSSKNSQNQNTQSYSNKESKINCPHCSHKMVEIPSKSKKLHKDYFLKCPSCQAVMFYNKWRKTWELPGEKIEKSIPSLKLTQHSCPVCGEKLAVREYEKEGVKKQMLVCSSPKAKGDKKHKEVVYFESKNVFWSKKYGELPIS
- a CDS encoding M90 family metallopeptidase yields the protein MLETLIVLVFVGLIIAGIVLFPHLIKRKRNRLKRLPFPPIWQAILENNLPIYSHLSPDERKRLRGHIQVFLAEKQFIGCSGLEVTEEMKLTIAAVACLLLLNESGRYFSPLRSILVYPSAYRVQTKNSLGNYVVEQSWETRLGEAWARDLVVLSWQQIQQDLNHWNDGHNVILHEFAHQLDFEDGKGQGVPILPNNSDYSLWAEVMTQEYQHLCRQVDRGIKTFIDSYGAKNPAEFFAVVTETFFSRPYQLNQKHPALYRLLQHYYKLDPQRLI